From a single Staphylococcus epidermidis genomic region:
- a CDS encoding LysR family transcriptional regulator: MDPYKVLIEVMKTESFTRAAENLYTSQPSVSRDIKRLELKYNVKIFEFKSPYLKLTRDGEKLLQYALQRESIEQELWQNLTSESEIISGTLTIGSSYTYGEYLLSEQLTSLMQQYPKLHIHLRVNNSDSVINDIKHNRVDIGIVEKEIQDNAIKCKEIMEDEMVYIYKKSIQPRMDICFVREKGSGTRFYQEVGLSELKLNPYLIEINNIKIIKQMVEAGNGFAIISKSALHPEDYEKLMITTLNVKRHYYLAQHVDKYIGENIRAVIEMIMK, encoded by the coding sequence ATGGATCCGTATAAGGTATTAATTGAAGTAATGAAAACAGAAAGTTTTACTAGAGCAGCAGAAAATTTATATACTTCGCAGCCTTCTGTGAGTCGTGATATTAAACGTTTAGAATTAAAATATAATGTTAAAATATTTGAATTTAAATCTCCATATTTAAAACTAACTAGAGATGGCGAAAAGCTATTACAATACGCATTGCAACGGGAAAGTATTGAACAAGAATTATGGCAAAACTTAACATCGGAATCTGAAATCATCTCAGGCACCTTAACAATTGGAAGCAGTTATACATATGGTGAATATTTATTATCAGAACAGCTTACCAGTCTTATGCAACAATACCCTAAGTTACATATTCATTTACGTGTTAATAATTCAGATTCTGTTATAAATGATATTAAACACAACAGAGTAGATATAGGTATTGTAGAAAAGGAAATTCAAGACAATGCAATAAAATGTAAGGAAATAATGGAAGACGAAATGGTGTATATTTACAAAAAATCGATTCAACCTAGAATGGATATATGTTTCGTTAGAGAAAAAGGGTCTGGAACAAGGTTTTATCAGGAAGTAGGTCTTTCTGAGTTGAAATTAAATCCATATTTGATAGAAATTAACAATATTAAGATTATTAAACAAATGGTAGAGGCTGGAAATGGGTTTGCAATTATTTCAAAATCAGCACTTCATCCAGAAGATTATGAAAAATTAATGATAACAACTTTAAATGTGAAACGTCACTATTACCTTGCTCAACATGTTGATAAATATATAGGTGAAAATATTAGAGCTGTCATTGAAATGATTATGAAGTAG
- a CDS encoding glutamate synthase subunit beta, which translates to MGEFKGFMKYDKQSLSELSLVDRLSNHEAFQQRFTKEDASIQGARCMDCGTPFCQTGQSYGRETIGCPIGNYIPEWNDLVYHQDFKAAYERLRETNNFPEFTGRVCPAPCEQSCVMKINRESVAIKGIERTIIDEAYENEWVHPAYPEDHKDQRVAIVGSGPAGLTAAEELNFKGYKVTVYEKAHEPGGLLMYGIPNMKLDKDVIRRRVSLMKDAGVLFKTGVEIGVDVSRETLEENYDAIILCTGAQNARDLPLEGRMGSGIHFAMDYLTEQTQYLNGEIESLSITAKDKNVIIIGAGDTGADCVATALRENCKSIVQFNKYTKQPEEITFESNTSWPLAMPVFKMDYAHKEYEAKFGQEPRAYGVQTMRYDVDELGNVKGLYTQILKETPDGMVMEDGPERFWPADLVLLSIGFVGTETTVPHAFDIHTERNKIVANDTNYQTNHAKIFAAGDARRGQSLVVWAIKEGREVAHSVDQYLSKEVLV; encoded by the coding sequence ATGGGCGAATTTAAAGGATTTATGAAATATGATAAACAGTCGCTATCAGAATTGTCTTTGGTAGACCGTCTTTCGAATCATGAAGCGTTTCAACAACGCTTCACTAAAGAAGATGCTTCGATTCAGGGTGCGCGCTGTATGGATTGTGGAACACCTTTTTGTCAAACTGGGCAATCTTATGGAAGAGAAACAATAGGATGCCCTATTGGTAATTATATACCTGAGTGGAACGACTTAGTCTATCATCAAGATTTTAAAGCTGCTTACGAAAGATTGAGAGAGACGAATAATTTTCCTGAATTTACAGGAAGAGTTTGTCCTGCACCATGTGAGCAATCATGTGTTATGAAAATTAATAGAGAATCCGTGGCGATTAAAGGTATTGAACGTACAATTATTGATGAAGCATATGAGAATGAGTGGGTTCATCCCGCATATCCTGAAGATCATAAAGACCAACGAGTTGCTATCGTAGGTAGTGGTCCAGCGGGACTTACAGCAGCTGAAGAATTAAACTTTAAAGGCTATAAAGTTACTGTTTATGAAAAGGCGCATGAACCAGGCGGCTTGCTAATGTATGGTATACCAAATATGAAACTAGATAAAGACGTAATACGTCGACGTGTATCACTTATGAAAGATGCTGGGGTTTTATTTAAAACAGGCGTTGAAATTGGCGTCGATGTGAGCCGTGAAACACTTGAAGAAAATTATGATGCTATTATTTTATGCACAGGTGCTCAAAATGCGAGAGATTTACCATTGGAAGGACGAATGGGCTCTGGTATTCATTTTGCAATGGACTATCTTACTGAACAAACACAGTATCTAAATGGTGAGATTGAAAGTTTGAGCATTACTGCTAAAGATAAGAATGTAATTATTATAGGTGCTGGTGATACTGGTGCAGACTGTGTAGCGACAGCATTACGTGAAAACTGTAAATCTATTGTTCAATTTAATAAATATACGAAACAGCCTGAAGAGATTACTTTTGAAAGTAATACTTCCTGGCCATTAGCAATGCCTGTTTTCAAAATGGATTATGCGCATAAGGAATATGAAGCTAAATTTGGTCAAGAACCAAGAGCCTATGGTGTACAAACAATGCGCTATGATGTTGACGAGTTAGGAAATGTTAAAGGCTTATATACACAAATATTAAAAGAAACGCCTGATGGCATGGTGATGGAAGATGGACCAGAACGATTTTGGCCGGCTGATTTAGTCTTATTATCTATAGGGTTTGTTGGTACTGAAACCACTGTTCCGCATGCGTTTGATATACACACCGAGCGTAATAAAATTGTAGCTAATGATACAAATTATCAAACTAATCACGCTAAAATATTTGCTGCAGGAGATGCAAGACGAGGTCAGAGTTTGGTTGTTTGGGCAATAAAAGAAGGTCGTGAAGTAGCACATTCTGTTGATCAATACTTAAGTAAAGAAGTTCTAGTGTAA
- the gltB gene encoding glutamate synthase large subunit — MYNEKLKKGLYDYREEHDACGIGFYANMDNKRSHDIIEKSLEMLRRLDHRGGVGADGITGDGAGIMTEIPYQLFEQLTEFKVPGEGYYAVGLFFSKEKVRDSIHEEMFNQYFESEGFKVIGYRDVPVDTRAIAQHVADTMPYIQQVFVDITGVKEVEKRLFLARKQIEKYSETQSIDLYFTSLSHRTIVYKGWLRSDQIKGLYLDLQNEAYQSKLGLVHSRFSTNTFPSWKRAHPNRMLMHNGEINTIKGNVNWMRARQNKLVETLFEDEKDKVHFIVDEDGSDSSIVDNALEFLSLAMEPEKAAMLLIPEPWLYNESNDKKVRSFYEFYSYLMEPWDGPTMISFCNGDKIGALTDRNGLRPGRYTITKDNFIVFSSEVGVIDVPEENVAFKGQLNPGKLLLVDFLQNKVVENNELKTNIANELPYEQWLKDYKNKNDLDNIYYQSSDWDDQTLFRLQKQFAYTKEDINKYMTDLVINKKDPIGAMGYDAPIAVLNDKPESLFNYFKQLFAQVTNPPIDAYREKIVTSELSYLGSEGNLLCPDESVLERIQLKKPVLNEAQLSSIDHSYFNVTYLSTLYTGDLESSLNELGNRAIQAVHEGAKILVLDDTSLTHENSYAMPILLALSHVHQLLIREGLRMETSLIAQSGETREVHHVACLLGYGANAVVPYLAQRTIEQLTRQGQLSGTVAENVATYTNVLSEGVIKVMAKMGISTVQSYQGAQIFEAVGLSNSVIEKYFTGTQSKLSGISIEQIDKENKARQSDDSDYLESGSVFQWRQQGQHHAFNPRTIFLLQHACRENDYELFKKFSKTVNLKRTDHIRHLLEFKTRQSIDISRVEPASEIVKRFNTGAMSYGSISAEAHETLAQAMNQIGGKSNSGEGGEDSSRYEIQKDGSNKISAIKQVASGRFGVTSDYLQHAKEIQIKVAQGAKPGEGGQLPGSKVYPWIAETRGSTPGIGLISPPPHHDIYSIEDLAQLIHDLKNANRRADIAVKLVSKTGVGTIASGVAKAFADKIVISGYDGGTGASPKTSIQHAGLPWEIGLAETHQTLKLNDLRSRVKLETDGKLLTGKDVAYACALGAEEFGFATAPLVVLGCIMMRVCHNDTCPVGVATQNKDLRALFRGKAQHVVNFMYFIAEELREILASLGLETVEELVGRTDLLQRSTQLKPNSKAASLQIERLIEQFDGVNTKEISQNHHLDEGFDLNYLYPDARYSIENGHSFTGNYVVNNEQRDVGVITGSAIAKQYGEEGLPEDTILAYTEGHAGQSLAAYAPRGLTIHHTGDANDYVGKGLSGGTVIVNAPNSQRENEIIAGNVNFYGASRGKAFINGKAGERFCIRNSGADVVVEGIGDHGLEYMTGGHVIILGDVGKNFGQGMSGGVSYIFPSDVEKFKKVNALETLEFSSIRFDEEKSLIKDMLEAHFKHTRSNKARQLLDQFDNIEKLAIKVIPKDYKLMMQKIDLKKRQMEREDEATLAAFYDDRETIEQELQPAVIY; from the coding sequence ATGTACAATGAGAAATTAAAAAAGGGACTATACGATTATCGTGAAGAGCATGATGCGTGTGGTATTGGATTTTATGCCAATATGGATAATAAAAGATCTCACGATATTATAGAAAAATCTTTAGAAATGTTAAGACGGTTAGATCATCGTGGTGGAGTAGGTGCCGATGGTATTACTGGTGATGGTGCAGGAATTATGACGGAGATACCATACCAATTGTTCGAACAATTAACAGAATTCAAAGTTCCCGGCGAAGGATATTATGCCGTGGGATTATTTTTTTCTAAAGAGAAAGTTAGAGATTCAATTCACGAAGAGATGTTTAATCAATATTTTGAAAGTGAAGGTTTTAAAGTCATTGGATATAGAGATGTGCCAGTAGATACTCGCGCTATTGCTCAACATGTTGCAGATACTATGCCTTATATTCAACAAGTATTTGTTGACATCACAGGTGTAAAAGAAGTTGAAAAACGATTGTTTTTAGCAAGAAAGCAAATTGAAAAATATAGTGAAACACAATCCATAGATTTATATTTTACAAGTCTCTCTCATAGAACGATTGTTTATAAAGGTTGGTTACGTTCGGATCAAATTAAAGGCTTATATTTAGACCTACAAAATGAGGCATATCAATCAAAATTAGGACTTGTACACTCCCGCTTTAGTACTAATACATTTCCAAGTTGGAAACGTGCACATCCCAATCGCATGCTTATGCACAATGGTGAAATTAATACCATTAAGGGTAACGTAAACTGGATGCGAGCACGCCAAAATAAACTAGTTGAAACATTATTTGAAGATGAGAAAGATAAGGTGCATTTTATTGTTGATGAAGATGGTAGTGACTCATCAATAGTTGATAATGCGTTAGAGTTCTTATCATTAGCAATGGAGCCTGAAAAAGCAGCGATGTTATTAATTCCAGAGCCATGGTTATACAATGAATCTAACGATAAAAAAGTTCGCTCTTTCTATGAATTTTATAGTTATTTAATGGAGCCATGGGATGGACCAACTATGATTTCCTTTTGCAATGGAGATAAGATAGGTGCATTGACTGATAGAAATGGATTAAGACCTGGGCGTTATACAATAACTAAAGACAATTTTATTGTTTTTTCTTCCGAAGTAGGTGTCATTGATGTTCCAGAAGAAAATGTAGCATTTAAAGGACAACTTAATCCTGGAAAGTTATTACTTGTAGACTTTTTGCAAAATAAGGTTGTAGAAAATAATGAGCTAAAAACTAATATTGCTAATGAGTTGCCCTACGAACAATGGCTAAAAGATTATAAAAATAAAAATGATTTAGATAATATTTATTACCAATCTTCCGACTGGGATGATCAAACACTCTTCCGCTTACAGAAACAATTTGCTTACACTAAAGAAGATATCAATAAATATATGACAGATTTAGTCATCAATAAAAAAGATCCCATCGGAGCGATGGGATATGATGCACCTATTGCAGTTCTTAATGATAAGCCTGAGTCACTATTTAATTATTTTAAACAATTATTTGCACAAGTTACCAATCCACCCATCGATGCTTATCGAGAAAAGATTGTAACTAGTGAACTTTCATATTTAGGTTCAGAAGGGAACCTCTTATGTCCTGATGAATCAGTTTTAGAAAGAATTCAATTAAAAAAACCAGTTTTAAATGAAGCGCAATTATCATCAATCGATCATTCGTATTTTAATGTAACGTATTTATCTACACTTTATACAGGTGATTTGGAAAGTAGCTTAAATGAACTAGGGAACCGAGCAATACAGGCTGTACATGAAGGTGCGAAAATTTTGGTGTTAGACGATACGTCTTTAACTCACGAAAATAGTTATGCAATGCCAATTTTATTAGCGTTAAGTCACGTGCATCAATTATTAATTCGAGAAGGATTAAGAATGGAGACCAGCCTCATTGCGCAGTCCGGTGAAACACGAGAAGTTCATCACGTTGCATGTTTACTTGGTTATGGTGCAAACGCTGTAGTTCCATATTTAGCGCAACGAACGATTGAACAATTAACGCGTCAAGGTCAACTTTCAGGAACTGTCGCTGAAAATGTTGCTACGTATACCAATGTATTGTCAGAAGGCGTTATTAAAGTGATGGCTAAAATGGGCATTTCTACTGTACAAAGTTATCAAGGAGCACAGATATTTGAAGCGGTAGGTTTATCGAATAGCGTCATTGAAAAATATTTTACAGGTACACAGTCAAAATTATCTGGTATAAGTATTGAACAAATAGACAAAGAGAATAAAGCGAGACAAAGTGATGATTCTGATTATCTTGAATCCGGAAGTGTATTCCAATGGAGACAGCAAGGTCAGCATCATGCATTTAATCCTCGTACGATTTTTTTATTGCAGCATGCATGTAGAGAAAATGATTACGAGTTATTTAAAAAATTCTCCAAAACTGTAAATTTAAAACGTACGGATCATATTAGACATTTATTAGAATTCAAGACACGCCAATCTATTGATATTAGTCGTGTTGAACCAGCAAGTGAAATCGTAAAACGTTTTAATACAGGAGCAATGAGTTACGGCTCTATCTCAGCAGAGGCACATGAGACGTTGGCTCAAGCTATGAATCAAATTGGAGGTAAAAGTAATAGTGGAGAAGGTGGAGAAGATTCTTCACGTTACGAAATTCAAAAGGATGGAAGTAATAAGATAAGTGCGATTAAGCAAGTTGCATCAGGTCGTTTTGGGGTGACGAGTGATTACTTGCAACATGCAAAAGAAATTCAAATTAAAGTCGCACAAGGCGCTAAACCAGGGGAAGGTGGACAACTACCAGGTTCAAAAGTATATCCATGGATTGCTGAGACTAGAGGTTCGACACCAGGTATAGGATTAATTTCACCACCACCACACCATGATATTTATTCAATTGAGGACTTAGCACAGCTCATTCATGATTTAAAAAATGCAAATAGAAGAGCTGATATTGCAGTTAAGCTTGTATCAAAAACTGGCGTTGGAACTATAGCTTCAGGGGTAGCTAAAGCTTTCGCCGATAAAATTGTTATAAGTGGTTATGATGGAGGTACAGGTGCATCGCCTAAAACAAGTATTCAACATGCAGGTTTGCCATGGGAGATAGGCCTTGCCGAAACACATCAAACACTTAAATTAAATGATTTGCGTAGTCGCGTAAAATTAGAAACGGATGGTAAGTTACTGACGGGTAAAGATGTAGCTTATGCTTGTGCGCTTGGTGCAGAAGAATTTGGTTTCGCAACAGCACCACTTGTTGTTTTGGGGTGTATTATGATGAGGGTTTGTCATAACGATACGTGTCCAGTAGGGGTTGCAACACAAAACAAAGATTTAAGAGCTTTGTTTAGAGGTAAGGCACAGCATGTAGTTAACTTTATGTATTTTATAGCTGAAGAATTACGTGAAATTTTGGCTTCACTTGGTTTAGAAACAGTAGAAGAGTTAGTAGGAAGAACAGATCTTCTTCAACGTTCGACGCAATTGAAACCAAATAGTAAAGCAGCTTCGCTTCAAATAGAACGTTTAATAGAACAATTTGACGGGGTTAATACGAAAGAGATATCACAAAACCATCATCTTGATGAAGGATTCGATTTGAATTATCTGTACCCAGACGCACGCTATAGTATTGAAAACGGGCACTCTTTTACCGGAAATTATGTTGTTAATAATGAACAGCGAGATGTAGGTGTAATTACAGGTAGTGCGATAGCTAAACAATATGGAGAAGAAGGATTACCTGAAGATACGATACTTGCTTACACTGAAGGTCATGCAGGTCAAAGCTTAGCTGCATATGCACCACGCGGATTAACAATCCATCATACCGGTGATGCTAATGACTACGTAGGTAAAGGATTGTCCGGTGGAACTGTCATCGTAAATGCTCCAAATAGTCAACGTGAAAATGAAATTATAGCAGGAAATGTAAACTTTTACGGGGCTTCTAGAGGTAAAGCGTTTATCAATGGTAAAGCTGGTGAGCGTTTCTGTATCAGAAATAGTGGTGCAGATGTTGTAGTAGAAGGTATTGGTGATCATGGACTTGAATATATGACAGGGGGACATGTCATTATCTTAGGAGATGTTGGAAAGAACTTTGGCCAAGGCATGAGCGGGGGCGTAAGTTATATTTTCCCTTCTGACGTGGAGAAATTTAAAAAGGTTAATGCGCTTGAAACTTTAGAATTCAGTAGCATACGTTTTGATGAGGAAAAATCTCTTATCAAAGACATGCTTGAAGCACATTTTAAGCATACACGTAGTAACAAAGCACGCCAATTACTTGACCAATTTGACAATATTGAAAAGTTAGCAATTAAAGTTATTCCGAAAGATTACAAATTAATGATGCAAAAAATTGATTTGAAAAAACGTCAAATGGAACGTGAAGATGAAGCAACACTGGCAGCGTTTTATGATGACAGAGAAACAATTGAACAAGAGCTACAGCCAGCAGTCATTTATTAA